In Amycolatopsis coloradensis, one genomic interval encodes:
- a CDS encoding ATP-binding protein, producing MERRPSSLLSEARRDAGLTQEELAERTGLTVRSISNIERGRVTRPRRHSVEALAQGLGLQGEQASRFVLHYCPDAVSPARTPVVSVPAQLPSGITSFIGRQREIDALDALRREGDGGGVVVAVLEGMAGVGKTSLAVQWAQRVKQDFPDGQLFANLRGYGPGAPADPGEVLRSFLRALGVPVADVPADLDDRAATLRSVLAGRSVLIVLDNARSADQVRPLLPGHAGCAVVVTSRAALHGLTISADAHRVPVPLLTEQESFSLLDRLAGNGRRFADRTALADMVSGCGGLPLALRIVGERLAHNRNLANVASSMRPAGDRLAALTTEEKTTSLPSVLSWSYDALPGDVASALRLLGLHPGPHWESAAAAALLGTDPPETQRLLNALVDSHLLLAHRADGRFEFHDLVRDYARSRADDEPPQRRSAALRRLAEHCVAGAADAAGSMTSGDPNRRPLLTPIAENVVFTGAEDAATWLAAELPTLIAIAEQSSATGDTYARDLSTVLWQALRVHGHYGALRALHRLALTEAQRVGDAIGTQQALVDLAAICARLGHFDEAVTHLTRCLDVDGSPVVTGRALNTLGTVYAQLGRYAAAADHLSRAVAVSQETGDRLNEGRSLSNLGFIHERRGELDDALGCYRQCLSISRSIGDRLSEAISLHNLGDVYRALGRWTEAHDHLDRSLAVSRAEGHREAEGYALAYLGLVHLRQGDAAAARQHQEAALDIAVTTGIRPLETLVHNGLADSALACGDRPAALAHYTRAAELARLTREPHEEARALTGIAATHDDVGAPDKARPYRERARSLYDAMGTAMLSS from the coding sequence ATGGAGCGTCGTCCGAGTTCGCTACTGAGTGAGGCCCGGCGGGACGCCGGGCTCACCCAGGAGGAGTTGGCGGAGCGCACCGGGCTGACGGTGCGAAGTATCAGCAACATCGAGCGCGGCCGGGTCACCCGGCCACGGCGTCATTCGGTGGAGGCACTGGCGCAGGGGCTGGGTCTCCAGGGCGAGCAAGCGAGCCGGTTCGTGCTGCACTACTGCCCGGACGCGGTGTCGCCCGCGAGAACACCGGTCGTTTCGGTGCCCGCGCAACTGCCCTCGGGCATCACGTCGTTCATCGGGCGGCAGCGGGAGATCGACGCACTCGACGCCCTCCGCCGCGAGGGCGACGGCGGGGGTGTCGTCGTGGCGGTACTGGAAGGCATGGCCGGGGTCGGCAAGACCTCCTTGGCCGTGCAGTGGGCGCAGCGGGTCAAACAGGACTTCCCCGACGGGCAGCTGTTCGCGAACCTGCGGGGGTATGGGCCGGGGGCGCCCGCCGACCCGGGTGAGGTGCTGCGGTCGTTCCTGCGGGCGCTCGGCGTGCCCGTGGCGGACGTGCCCGCCGACCTCGACGACCGGGCCGCGACGCTGCGCAGTGTGCTGGCCGGCCGTTCGGTGCTCATCGTGCTGGACAACGCCCGCTCGGCGGACCAGGTCCGGCCGCTGCTGCCGGGCCACGCGGGCTGCGCGGTGGTGGTGACGAGCCGCGCGGCACTGCACGGGCTGACGATCAGCGCCGACGCGCACCGGGTGCCGGTGCCGCTGCTGACCGAGCAGGAGTCGTTCTCCCTGCTCGACCGGTTGGCGGGCAACGGACGGAGGTTCGCCGACCGCACCGCGCTCGCCGACATGGTGTCGGGGTGCGGCGGCCTGCCACTCGCCCTGCGCATCGTCGGTGAGCGGCTCGCGCACAACCGGAACCTGGCGAACGTGGCGTCCTCGATGCGTCCGGCCGGGGACCGGCTCGCCGCACTGACCACCGAAGAGAAGACCACCTCGCTGCCCTCCGTGCTGTCCTGGTCCTACGACGCGCTGCCCGGCGACGTGGCCTCCGCCCTGCGTCTGCTCGGGCTCCACCCCGGCCCGCATTGGGAGAGCGCCGCCGCGGCGGCGCTGCTGGGCACGGATCCGCCGGAGACCCAACGGCTCCTGAACGCGCTCGTCGACAGCCACCTGCTGCTCGCGCACCGCGCGGACGGCCGGTTCGAATTCCACGACCTGGTCCGCGACTACGCGCGCAGCCGCGCAGACGACGAGCCGCCGCAGCGGCGATCGGCGGCCCTGCGCCGCCTCGCCGAGCACTGTGTGGCCGGGGCCGCCGACGCGGCTGGATCGATGACGTCGGGCGACCCCAACCGAAGACCCCTGCTCACCCCGATCGCCGAGAACGTCGTGTTCACCGGGGCGGAGGACGCGGCGACCTGGCTGGCGGCGGAACTGCCCACCTTGATCGCCATCGCGGAACAGTCGTCGGCCACCGGCGACACCTACGCCCGTGACCTCTCGACCGTGCTGTGGCAGGCGTTGCGGGTGCACGGTCACTACGGCGCCCTGCGCGCGCTGCACCGGCTCGCGCTCACCGAGGCACAGCGGGTGGGCGATGCCATCGGCACCCAGCAGGCACTCGTCGACCTGGCCGCGATCTGCGCCAGGCTCGGCCATTTCGACGAGGCGGTGACGCACCTGACCCGCTGCCTCGACGTCGACGGGAGCCCGGTCGTCACCGGCCGCGCGCTGAACACCCTCGGAACGGTGTACGCGCAGCTCGGCCGGTACGCCGCCGCGGCGGACCACCTGAGCAGAGCGGTCGCGGTTTCCCAGGAGACCGGCGACCGCCTCAACGAGGGCCGCTCGCTGTCCAACCTCGGCTTCATCCACGAACGCCGGGGCGAACTGGACGACGCTCTCGGCTGCTATCGGCAGTGCCTGTCCATCTCCCGGAGCATCGGTGACCGCCTGAGCGAGGCGATCTCGCTGCACAATCTCGGGGACGTGTACCGCGCGCTGGGCCGGTGGACGGAAGCCCACGACCATCTCGACCGGTCGCTGGCGGTCAGCAGGGCCGAGGGCCACCGGGAGGCCGAAGGGTACGCACTGGCCTATCTCGGGCTGGTGCACCTCCGGCAGGGCGATGCGGCGGCGGCCCGCCAGCATCAGGAGGCGGCGCTCGACATCGCGGTGACGACCGGCATCCGGCCGCTGGAGACCCTCGTGCACAACGGGCTCGCGGACAGCGCGCTGGCATGCGGTGACCGGCCGGCCGCGCTGGCGCACTACACGCGGGCCGCCGAACTCGCCCGGCTCACCCGCGAACCGCATGAGGAGGCCCGCGCGCTGACCGGTATCGCCGCGACCCACGACGACGTCGGGGCTCCGGACAAGGCCAGGCCGTACCGCGAACGCGCGCGGTCGCTGTACGACGCGATGGGCACCGCGATGCTCTCGTCGTGA
- a CDS encoding helix-turn-helix domain-containing protein → MTQGVRIVLPGRQAIVLSVLLLNANRVVGIDRLIDAVWDTEPPATARTQVRICVSALRANLGGIGLPSSIVAEPPGYLMRVAGADSAPEPMIPADDGTPGAQRYPTSFGMLLRSHRHSLGTTQRLLAARSTVSVRAIRDLEHGRVSRPRRDTVRLIAAGLGLTGQARAEFERAAASYRPTTGTSASGTHRKRRPV, encoded by the coding sequence GTGACTCAAGGTGTTCGCATCGTCCTGCCCGGCAGGCAAGCGATCGTGCTGTCCGTGTTGCTGCTCAACGCCAACCGGGTGGTCGGCATCGACCGGTTGATCGACGCCGTCTGGGACACCGAACCGCCCGCCACCGCGCGTACCCAGGTGCGGATCTGCGTGTCCGCCCTGCGGGCGAACCTGGGCGGGATCGGGCTGCCGTCGTCCATCGTCGCCGAACCGCCCGGATACCTCATGCGGGTGGCCGGAGCCGACTCCGCGCCGGAGCCGATGATCCCGGCGGACGACGGCACGCCTGGTGCTCAGCGGTATCCGACCAGCTTCGGCATGTTGCTGCGGAGCCACCGGCACAGTCTCGGCACGACCCAACGGCTCCTCGCCGCGCGCTCCACCGTCAGTGTCCGGGCGATCAGAGACCTCGAGCACGGCCGGGTCAGCAGGCCACGCCGCGACACGGTCCGGCTCATCGCGGCCGGTCTCGGCCTGACCGGCCAGGCTCGCGCCGAATTCGAACGGGCAGCGGCTTCGTATCGACCGACCACCGGCACGTCAGCGTCGGGAACACACCGCAAGAGGAGACCCGTATGA